The genomic region CTAGAGCCCTTCTCCCTTTTCGAGCCTCAACCAGACACCCTGGAAACCTCAGCACATTCCCTGGACCCCCAAGCCAGGTGTCACTCCTCTGGCAGAGGTGGCTGAGACAGCCAAAAGTTCGTCTTATTGCAGAGGAATTAAACTCCAACCTTAAGTCAGGACACCTGGGCTTGAATCTCAGCTCCAACACTGAGTGTGTATCTTTGGGCAAAGCTGTTCACCTCTCCAAGACTCTCTGCCTCTGTAGAGATGAGATGGAATACTTTCATTATGAAGAGACCCAATGCAAAGGTGGCCCTTGGGGTACTATGTAACCTACAGCAAAGGGCCTAGGCTGTCCTTCAAGAAGGTACAGTCAGACATCTCTTTTAGCTTGGTATCCATAGTGTTATCTATCTCACTGGGCGGttgggaggaaagcattttgcaaaccttaaagcactatggagatgtgagttgttattatcaGCACATTTCCATTCAAGTCCGTCGAACCCAAAGGGTCCCTGCTGCTCCCAGCTGCCAGCTGCTTCTTCTCACCTCAGATATCCCAAGCTGGGATACTAAGGGGTACGTGGGAACAGCCTTGACCACCCAGATCTTCCTTCATGGCCAGCCGGTGATGGGCCATCCAACCACTCTGCAGGGGGAAGCGTCCCATCCTCGGGACATCGCCACTCTGGCCTGACTCAGTGGGCGGCGCTGAATCACTTGGCTGCACCTCCACAAAGATTCGGTTGCACAGGGCCCCAGCCAAGAGTCTACCAGGTCTCTCAGAGTAGGCTTCCCTGTGATTTCCCCATTTGACGGAGCAAAGCTGGGTCTGAAAGGCAGCCTGGAAGCCTCTGCGGAAATTCCTGTTGAAATAGCCATAGATGATGGGGTTGGCACTGCTGTTGAAGAAGGCTAGCCAGTGAGCGAAGGGGAAGATGTAGACGCTGACCAGGTACAGTTGCTGCTCGCTCAGGTGGCCGTAGTCTGTAAGGAGCAGCAGACACCAGAGAGGGAGCCAGGAGAGAGTGAAGAACAGGGCCACAATGATGAGCATGTGCACGACCTTGGCCTTCCGCCTGGATGCGCGCTGCCTCTCCATAGCCGCCTCATCGGGCTGGGGGTCCCGGGACCTGAAGAGCTTGAAAGCAATGCGAGCATACATGATGATGAGCAGGGCCAGGGGGGCCACGTAGATGTGGGAGAAGAGGACTGTGGTGTAGATCTTCCTCATGCCCTTCTCAGGCCAGGCCTCCCAGCAGGAGAAGAGGGGGTACGAGCGGTTCTGGCTGTCCACCATGAAGTGGTGCTCCTCCCGAGTGACGGTCAGAGTGATGGCTGACGGGCACATGATAGTCAGCGCGAGGACccagatgatggtgatggtgaccaGTGCCTTCCTCAGGGTCAGCTTCTGGCGGAAGGGATGAACAATGCAGCGGAACCTGGGCACAGGGAGAAATGGGAACGGGTAGTGGTGGCAGCC from Trichosurus vulpecula isolate mTriVul1 chromosome 8, mTriVul1.pri, whole genome shotgun sequence harbors:
- the NPFFR1 gene encoding neuropeptide FF receptor 1, with translation MDEDEGEGLDARQHNPTRSLQSGIVGDFLSSGGARYRNLQRTPEGCTLAAEETELGSPDLLQTSGLPTDRILPVTQVQLSPPRLEDWENLYKKAHLYLPKEAPTPIQKKILLPKQPLEQRRARRGKAEPSSPKAEYDESTSLVLEGTAQPGNDSSFADHENSTQVPSPGNLTFSSYYQHSWPVATVFIMAYVLIFLLCLVGNSLVCFVVVKNRQMRTVTNMFILNLAVSDLLVGVFCMPTTLVDNLITGWPFDIITCKISGLVQGMSVSASIFTLVAIAVERFRCIVHPFRQKLTLRKALVTITIIWVLALTIMCPSAITLTVTREEHHFMVDSQNRSYPLFSCWEAWPEKGMRKIYTTVLFSHIYVAPLALLIIMYARIAFKLFRSRDPQPDEAAMERQRASRRKAKVVHMLIIVALFFTLSWLPLWCLLLLTDYGHLSEQQLYLVSVYIFPFAHWLAFFNSSANPIIYGYFNRNFRRGFQAAFQTQLCSVKWGNHREAYSERPGRLLAGALCNRIFVEVQPSDSAPPTESGQSGDVPRMGRFPLQSGWMAHHRLAMKEDLGGQGCSHVPLSIPAWDI